In Anaerolineales bacterium, the following are encoded in one genomic region:
- a CDS encoding GNAT family N-acetyltransferase codes for MKLAASVYADPAWLQRVVIRLVTAADLPALEWEGEYVHFRRVYARVFARMQTGQSLMWLAELPGGPALGQVFVQLHSEADPSAADGRRRAYIHAFRVRRALRGRGLGSQLLTHAEADLWTRGFREVCLQVADDNPHALRLYQRLGYEIVEPVAGDWTYYDHLGRLQQISEIGWRLLKTLHTAD; via the coding sequence GTGAAGCTGGCCGCTAGCGTTTACGCCGACCCTGCCTGGCTGCAGCGTGTGGTGATCCGCCTGGTGACCGCGGCCGACCTGCCCGCCTTGGAATGGGAGGGCGAGTACGTCCATTTCCGCCGGGTGTATGCCCGGGTCTTTGCCCGCATGCAGACCGGCCAAAGCCTGATGTGGCTGGCTGAGCTGCCCGGCGGCCCCGCCCTGGGGCAGGTCTTCGTGCAGCTGCACAGCGAGGCAGACCCCAGCGCCGCCGATGGCCGCCGCCGTGCTTACATCCATGCCTTTCGTGTGCGCCGTGCACTGCGCGGCCGCGGCCTGGGCAGCCAGCTGCTGACCCACGCCGAGGCTGATCTGTGGACGCGCGGCTTCCGGGAAGTGTGCCTGCAAGTGGCCGACGACAACCCGCATGCTCTGCGCTTGTATCAACGCCTGGGGTATGAGATTGTTGAGCCGGTGGCCGGTGATTGGACTTACTACGATCACTTGGGCCGCTTACAGCAGATCAGCGAAATCGGTTGGCGTTTGCTGAAGACTTTACACACCGCAGATTAA
- a CDS encoding YlxR family protein — MAALAAIPAAQLVIMAKAKQPPRRAKHVPQRTCVACRAVEAKAGLVRLVRTPEGVFVDARGKQPGRGAYLHLQEACWQRGLSGALDKALRTSLNEADRARLTEFFAQAAP; from the coding sequence ATGGCCGCTTTGGCGGCCATCCCAGCCGCCCAGCTAGTGATCATGGCGAAAGCGAAACAGCCTCCCCGCCGAGCCAAGCATGTTCCGCAGCGCACTTGTGTGGCCTGCCGGGCAGTTGAGGCCAAAGCCGGCTTAGTGCGCCTGGTGCGCACGCCTGAAGGTGTCTTTGTCGACGCCCGGGGCAAGCAGCCTGGCCGCGGCGCCTACCTGCACCTGCAGGAAGCTTGCTGGCAACGCGGTTTGAGCGGCGCCTTGGATAAGGCCCTGCGCACCAGCTTGAACGAGGCTGACCGCGCCCGCCTGACGGAATTCTTCGCCCAGGCTGCCCCGTAA
- the nusA gene encoding transcription termination/antitermination protein NusA produces the protein MKKEFSLAFNEVLDDKQLPREVIVQAVQDALIQAYRKTVNASQAQLVQASIDDTTGEVKIFAEKEVVEDVMDERTEVLLDVARKYDPNAELGDIVVVESTPENFGRVAAQTARQMIQQRIREAEREAQKEYFSHLTGEIVNGIVQAANPHMITLALDRKAEGKMPRGQQIPGERFRVHDRVRALLLEIKDTTRGPEIILSRAHRDFLRRLLEDEVPEIYQGLVEIRSIAREPGYRSKVAVSALQSGIDPVGACVGIRGVRIQAIVRELHDEKIDVIEWNTDPAQFIAKALSPARVAGVYLDEAVDGNKTATVVVPEDQLSLAIGRDGQNARLAAKLTGWRIDIKSLTEAAADALHQAQANAKFAKEHADWVELLPQIEMILAKKSEGRPITPEEYTLLSRFVERLERGEQDRREAILDAQREERAAIEAQLPKAAFSIPLEELGLAPSLAMKISGDGFSTIGDLLLQLKLDSSLIQQIEGVGPVAIASIQEKLDAFVFPEPEPEPEPEPAPEPQAEAPAEPEAVLVEQPEATARVAEEYEEDEKPVELTEEDEKLLAQMQGGQAPEAQVPALSVDEVFARTEEQLLGKAKVAKGAAPAEPDKKKKAKKKKYRELDYDPDEDVTYTPRRDEWEDLA, from the coding sequence ATGAAGAAGGAATTTTCCCTGGCTTTTAACGAAGTCCTGGATGATAAGCAGTTGCCGCGTGAGGTCATTGTGCAAGCAGTGCAAGATGCCCTCATTCAGGCCTATCGCAAGACGGTCAATGCTTCGCAGGCCCAATTGGTGCAGGCCAGCATCGATGACACCACCGGTGAAGTCAAGATCTTTGCCGAGAAGGAAGTGGTGGAAGATGTGATGGATGAACGCACCGAGGTACTGCTGGACGTGGCTCGCAAATACGACCCCAACGCCGAATTGGGCGACATCGTCGTGGTGGAGAGCACCCCGGAGAACTTCGGCCGCGTGGCGGCCCAAACCGCCCGCCAAATGATCCAGCAGCGCATCCGCGAGGCGGAGCGTGAGGCGCAGAAGGAATACTTCTCGCACCTCACCGGTGAGATCGTCAACGGTATTGTCCAGGCGGCCAACCCGCACATGATCACCCTGGCGCTGGACCGCAAGGCCGAGGGCAAGATGCCGCGCGGCCAGCAGATCCCCGGCGAGCGTTTCCGCGTGCACGACCGCGTGCGCGCCCTGCTGCTGGAGATCAAGGACACCACCCGCGGGCCGGAGATCATCCTCTCGCGTGCCCATCGCGATTTCCTGCGCCGCCTGCTGGAAGATGAAGTGCCTGAGATCTATCAGGGCCTGGTGGAGATCCGTTCCATCGCCCGCGAACCCGGCTACCGTTCCAAAGTAGCCGTCTCCGCGCTGCAGTCCGGCATTGACCCGGTGGGCGCCTGCGTCGGCATCCGCGGTGTGCGCATCCAAGCCATCGTACGTGAACTTCACGACGAGAAGATCGACGTGATTGAGTGGAACACCGACCCGGCCCAGTTCATCGCCAAGGCGCTCAGCCCGGCGCGTGTGGCCGGCGTTTACCTGGACGAAGCCGTGGACGGCAACAAGACCGCCACGGTGGTGGTGCCGGAAGACCAGCTGAGCCTGGCCATCGGCCGCGACGGGCAGAACGCCCGCCTGGCCGCCAAGCTGACCGGCTGGCGCATTGATATCAAGAGCCTGACCGAGGCCGCCGCTGATGCCCTGCATCAGGCGCAGGCCAACGCCAAGTTCGCCAAAGAACATGCTGATTGGGTCGAGCTCCTGCCGCAGATCGAAATGATCCTGGCTAAGAAGTCCGAAGGCCGCCCGATCACACCCGAAGAGTACACGCTGCTCAGCCGCTTTGTGGAACGCTTGGAGCGCGGGGAACAGGACCGCCGCGAGGCCATTCTGGATGCCCAACGCGAAGAGCGCGCCGCCATTGAGGCGCAGTTGCCCAAGGCGGCCTTCTCCATCCCGTTGGAAGAACTGGGCTTGGCGCCCAGCCTGGCGATGAAGATCAGCGGCGACGGCTTCTCCACCATTGGCGATCTGCTGCTGCAGCTCAAGCTGGATAGCAGCCTGATCCAGCAGATCGAGGGCGTTGGCCCGGTGGCCATTGCCAGCATCCAGGAAAAGCTGGACGCCTTTGTTTTCCCCGAGCCCGAGCCGGAACCCGAGCCTGAACCGGCCCCTGAACCGCAGGCTGAGGCCCCGGCTGAGCCGGAGGCCGTGCTGGTCGAGCAGCCCGAAGCGACTGCCCGTGTGGCGGAAGAGTACGAAGAGGACGAGAAACCGGTCGAACTGACCGAAGAAGACGAGAAGCTGTTGGCCCAGATGCAAGGCGGCCAGGCTCCCGAAGCCCAAGTGCCGGCGCTTTCTGTGGATGAGGTCTTTGCTCGCACCGAAGAGCAGTTGCTGGGCAAGGCCAAGGTTGCCAAAGGTGCCGCCCCAGCTGAGCCTGACAAGAAAAAGAAGGCCAAGAAAAAGAAGTACCGCGAATTGGACTACGATCCGGATGAGGACGTCACCTATACGCCTCGCCGGGACGAATGGGAAGACCTGGCTTGA
- a CDS encoding CCA tRNA nucleotidyltransferase, whose product MASPRLPREPRLDAAGRLRPSLTSWLRKPLSPAARRLLDWIAAQAQDRPLYLVGGFVRDLFLARPSLDLDVVIEGDAIQFGRKLVRQLGGDLQTHPAFRTAVWLLPQRPALLAGIKGKLPTHIDLISARRERYPQPAALPQVELADLAADQARRDFSINTLALRLNGEQAGHLHDPFGGLADLRRGLVRTLHAQSFVDDPTRMLRALRFAGRLGFRLAPATRQELARHLPGLAQVSGERIFHELELALQERPRVPILQAMQRAGLLGVIHPQLSFPKQAAAALQPRPKPPAYWGLSAESATRVDLALWLMWLPLQAVEAIAERLRFEGELRQLTLVAARLHSERRRLARLSPSALVSHLERQPLAAVYALWLTAGSPLTAQLEGYARRWRHVQPHADGHALRRRGLPPGPAYAHILARLRAAWLDGEVRSARQEAALLEELLREAGR is encoded by the coding sequence ATGGCTTCCCCCCGCCTGCCTCGAGAGCCGCGTCTGGATGCTGCCGGCCGCCTGCGGCCCAGCTTGACAAGCTGGCTGCGCAAGCCGCTTTCGCCCGCCGCGCGGCGGCTGCTGGACTGGATCGCGGCCCAGGCGCAAGACCGCCCGCTGTACCTGGTGGGCGGCTTTGTGCGCGACCTGTTTTTGGCGCGCCCCAGCCTGGACCTGGATGTGGTCATTGAAGGCGACGCCATTCAGTTTGGGCGTAAGCTGGTCAGGCAGCTGGGCGGTGATTTGCAGACCCACCCGGCTTTTCGCACAGCCGTTTGGCTCCTGCCCCAGCGTCCGGCGCTATTGGCGGGGATCAAGGGCAAGCTGCCCACCCACATTGACCTGATTTCTGCTCGCCGCGAGCGCTATCCGCAACCGGCAGCCCTCCCCCAGGTGGAACTGGCCGATCTGGCTGCGGACCAGGCCCGCCGCGATTTCAGCATCAATACTCTGGCGCTGCGTCTGAACGGCGAACAGGCCGGTCACCTGCACGACCCCTTTGGCGGGCTGGCGGACCTGCGCCGCGGCCTGGTGCGCACGCTGCATGCACAGTCTTTTGTCGACGACCCCACGCGTATGCTGCGCGCCCTGCGCTTTGCCGGGCGCCTGGGTTTCCGGCTGGCGCCGGCGACCCGCCAGGAGTTGGCCCGCCACCTGCCGGGTTTGGCGCAGGTTTCCGGTGAGCGCATCTTTCATGAACTGGAGCTTGCTTTGCAAGAGCGGCCGCGCGTGCCGATTTTGCAGGCCATGCAGCGCGCCGGGTTGTTGGGTGTTATCCACCCCCAGCTTAGTTTTCCCAAACAGGCTGCTGCAGCACTGCAACCTCGCCCCAAGCCCCCGGCCTACTGGGGATTGTCCGCCGAAAGCGCCACCAGGGTCGACCTGGCCCTGTGGCTGATGTGGCTGCCGCTGCAGGCGGTGGAAGCCATCGCCGAGCGCCTGCGCTTTGAGGGCGAGCTGCGCCAACTGACCCTGGTCGCGGCCCGTCTGCACAGCGAACGCCGCCGCTTGGCGCGGTTGTCGCCCAGCGCCCTGGTGAGCCACCTCGAACGCCAGCCTCTGGCCGCCGTGTATGCCCTATGGCTGACCGCTGGCAGCCCACTCACCGCCCAGTTGGAAGGCTATGCGCGCCGCTGGCGCCATGTGCAGCCGCACGCCGATGGGCACGCCCTGCGCCGGCGCGGCCTGCCGCCCGGCCCGGCCTATGCACACATCCTGGCCCGGCTGCGGGCCGCCTGGCTGGACGGCGAAGTGCGCAGCGCCCGCCAGGAAGCGGCCTTGCTGGAGGAACTGCTGCGTGAAGCTGGCCGCTAG